A window from Schistocerca gregaria isolate iqSchGreg1 chromosome 8, iqSchGreg1.2, whole genome shotgun sequence encodes these proteins:
- the LOC126284865 gene encoding LOW QUALITY PROTEIN: uncharacterized protein LOC126284865 (The sequence of the model RefSeq protein was modified relative to this genomic sequence to represent the inferred CDS: substituted 1 base at 1 genomic stop codon), which produces MAFRGLSDKLFTPNNGKFLGLVQLLAKFDPIMEEHVRLALNGDLADHYCVNRWKILTDHLKIYTLKNVSDTRWEARIDSVKAVRYQLCEMHDALVSLADATEQSDAAVSHEATTLGGQLKDFSFIVSLLIWYDVLFQINVVSKASQSLTINFVEFMGILDKCCSYLETYRQTGFEQAIVTATELASDLDTQPLFKPQMRLRRIKCRPGEEAVDDQITDPKKKFKVEFFNALLDTVYISMKERFEQMQEFSATWSFLFDIXKNQNKEELIECCSKLQEKLTVNMKSDIDENLLCDEILGLQHYLEDSQVTPIEALDFIKKHNLQELYPNIWITLRILLTISVTVASGEHSFSKLKLIKTYLRSTMSQKRLTSLALLSIENEVAENLDFANLIRDFADRKARKVKF; this is translated from the exons ATGGCATTCAGAGGGTTATcagataaat tatttaccccaaataatggaaaattcttAGGTCTTGTACAGTTATTGGCAAAGTTTGATCCAATCATGGAAGAGCACGTCAGACTGGCATTGAATGGTGATTTGGCTGACCATTATTGc GTAAATAGGTGGAAAATTTTGACCGACCATTTGAAGATATACACCCTGAAAAATGTAAGTGACACACGCTGGGAAGCTCGAATTGATAGCGTCAAAGCGGTTCGTTATCAATTATGCGAAATGCATGACGCTTTGGTTTCCTTGGCCGATGCTACTGAACAAAGCGATGCTGCAGTGTCACACGAAGCGACAACACTAGGAGGACAATTAAAAGACTTCAGCTTCATTGTTTCTCTCCTGATATGGTATGATGTTCTGTTTCAAATTAACGTTGTGAGTAAAGCAAGTCAGTCACTCACAATCAACTTTGTCGAGTTTATGGGAATCCTTGACAAATGTTGCTCTTATTTGGAAACATATAGACAAACAGGTTTCGAACAAGCTATTGTAACAGCAACTGAACTGGCTTCGGATCTTGATACGCAGCCATTATTTAAACCACAAATGCGATTAAGACGTATTAAATGCAGGCCGGGTGAAGAGGCTGTTGATGATCAAATAACTGACCCAAAAAAGAAGTTTAAAGTAGAGTTTTTCAATGCACTGTTGGACACCGTGTACATATCCATGAAAGAAAGATTTGAACAGATGCAAGAATTTTCTGCAACGTGGAGTTTTTTgtttgacatttaaaaaaatcaaaataaagaagaaCTAATAGAATGCTGTTCTAAATTACAAGAAAAGTTAACTGTCAACATGAAGTCAGATATTGATGAAAATTTGCTGTGCGACGAAATTTTAGGCCTGCAACACTATCTCGAAGACAGCCAGGTAACGCCTATTGAAGCCTTAGACTTCATAAAAAAGCATAATCTTCAAGAGTTATATCCCAACATCTGGATAACGTTACGTATTTTGCTAACAATATCAGTGACTGTCGCAAGCGGCGAACACAGTTTTTCCAAACTGAAGTTGATAAAAACGTACTTGCGGTCTACAATGTCTCAAAAAAGACTAACCAGTTTGGCCTTACTGTCCATTGAAAATGAAGTTGCAGAAAACCTGGACTTTGCTAACCTGATTAGAGACTTTGCCGACAGAAAAgcgagaaaagtaaaattttag